Proteins found in one Candidatus Amarolinea dominans genomic segment:
- a CDS encoding AAA family ATPase gives MNPAGALHIHLLGYFSLTCDAQPLTAFDQPRLQALTAFLVLRSGVPQERQQMACHFWPDTTDAQARSNLRTLLHRLRGALPDADRFLRFDQHHVEWRGDGPFHLDAADFEAALGAAHDSKALQAAVDLYSGDLLPTCYDEWIMRPRERLRQMFLQSLQRLAAAYEAGRQFDPALRCAERLLTADPVMEANHRRLMHLHLANNDRAAALHAYHRCAALLRRELNVDPHPRTQALYQRVLEQAAGDPDQDTAPLPSLSPLSTPRLVGRQAEWAQLLERWQAAAAGSPGLVLLSGEAGVGTTRLAEELVAWLWRRGRDVAVARCDPSVQPLPFAPVAAWLRSPCLQARLSALDDGRLAEIARLLPEVLTSRPGLTAPGPLLEAWQRRRFFEALAAPLLNPPRPLLLLADDLHLGDEQTLAWLHYLLSQAGRAPLLVLGTVRREEIQADHPLHDLRRRLQASGRWLELTLAPLNVHECGELAAQLAGRPLTPCEIRHLHHDSEGNPLFLVETVRAGSMTAPGAQPNPDPDPAGPLCPLCPLHIRQPLKVQAVLEQRLAQLSAAGRSLAQVAAVLGRQCTLDALRRVSGLDEAGLLTTLDELWRRGIVRQQGADGYDFSHDKLRAAAYTQLSAPQRRLLHRRAGQALQEAAPAPVNRAAQAAHHFEEAGEAAAAVTWWLQAGDEARSVAAVLEADACYRRAAALLHAQGNAAGAGQAMLRLGQTHHAAFDFSAASAAYATGFGLLAQQPAWSAVAAPHAALHLARLIPQTLDPAADDGRDAWLIDQLFCGLVAEGPDMTIVPDIAADWQVEAAGRVYTFRLRRDVAWSDGAPVTAADFAFAWRRALDPATAAPFARLLGDIAGAAALLAGETIQSDQLGVQVLDPFTLRVTLAEPVNSFLYVLAHRVAFAVPRHALAQHGRAWSAPAHLVSNGPFRLAAWQQGKALTLERNADYHAPATGRLAGNVGRVEVTLLTDWEEQAPLYEAGQLDVLALHRLPRTKAVHLHRRHTGEFSSVPDLRVDYLAFDTRRPPFDDARVRRAFVLATDRAHLAAARLFGYDSPATGGFIPPNLPGHAADTALPYAPGQAQQLLAAAGYPGGQGLPLIELWGGESSSVWASVSEYLAQQWQEVLGVRSQVRSVEAGQVIRFAGVGGPHILFVGWRADFPDPDNFLRLAPIGLQTGWRHAAYDDLVARARTERDAVERLRLYRQAETILATEAPVLPLTYHRWSALVKPAVTRFPISPMRRWFLKDVVVAQGG, from the coding sequence ATGAACCCCGCTGGGGCACTGCACATCCACCTCCTGGGATACTTCTCCCTGACCTGCGACGCACAGCCGCTGACCGCGTTCGATCAGCCGCGGCTGCAGGCGCTGACCGCTTTCCTCGTCTTGCGATCCGGCGTTCCCCAAGAACGCCAGCAGATGGCCTGCCACTTCTGGCCCGACACCACCGATGCCCAGGCCCGCTCGAACCTGCGCACCCTGCTCCATCGCCTGCGCGGGGCTTTACCCGATGCCGATCGCTTTCTCCGCTTCGACCAACACCATGTCGAATGGCGCGGCGACGGGCCGTTTCACCTGGACGCGGCCGATTTCGAGGCCGCGCTGGGGGCCGCCCACGACAGCAAGGCGCTGCAGGCCGCCGTGGACCTCTACAGCGGCGATCTGCTGCCCACCTGCTACGATGAGTGGATCATGCGGCCGCGCGAACGGCTGCGCCAGATGTTCCTGCAGAGCCTGCAGCGCCTGGCTGCTGCATACGAAGCCGGGCGCCAGTTCGACCCGGCGCTGCGCTGCGCCGAGCGCCTGCTGACCGCCGACCCGGTGATGGAGGCCAACCACCGCCGCCTGATGCACCTGCACCTCGCGAACAACGACCGCGCCGCAGCCCTGCACGCCTATCACCGCTGCGCCGCGCTGCTGCGCCGGGAATTGAACGTTGATCCCCATCCCCGCACCCAGGCGCTCTACCAGCGCGTGCTCGAGCAGGCCGCAGGCGACCCTGACCAGGACACTGCGCCCCTGCCTTCCCTGTCCCCGCTCAGCACACCGCGCCTGGTGGGGCGCCAGGCCGAATGGGCGCAGTTGCTGGAACGCTGGCAGGCGGCCGCGGCCGGCAGCCCCGGCCTGGTCCTGCTCAGCGGCGAGGCTGGCGTGGGAACCACGCGGCTGGCCGAAGAGCTGGTCGCCTGGCTGTGGCGGCGAGGCCGTGATGTGGCCGTGGCCCGCTGCGACCCGTCCGTTCAACCGCTGCCCTTCGCACCCGTCGCTGCCTGGCTGCGCAGCCCGTGCCTGCAAGCCCGCCTGTCTGCCCTGGATGACGGCCGCCTGGCCGAGATTGCCCGCCTGCTGCCGGAGGTGCTGACGTCGCGGCCCGGCCTGACCGCACCCGGCCCGCTGCTCGAGGCCTGGCAGCGCCGGCGCTTCTTCGAAGCCCTGGCCGCGCCGCTGCTCAACCCGCCGCGGCCGCTGCTCCTCCTGGCCGATGACCTGCACCTGGGCGATGAACAGACCCTGGCCTGGCTGCATTACCTGCTCAGCCAGGCCGGACGCGCGCCGCTGCTCGTGCTGGGCACGGTGCGCCGCGAGGAGATTCAGGCCGACCATCCCCTGCACGACCTGCGCCGCCGCTTGCAGGCGTCTGGCCGTTGGCTCGAGCTGACCCTGGCGCCGCTCAACGTGCATGAATGCGGCGAGCTGGCCGCCCAACTGGCCGGCCGACCGCTGACGCCGTGCGAGATTCGCCACCTCCATCACGACAGCGAGGGCAACCCCCTGTTCCTGGTCGAGACCGTGCGCGCCGGTTCGATGACCGCGCCCGGCGCGCAGCCCAACCCCGATCCTGACCCCGCCGGGCCGCTCTGCCCGCTCTGCCCGCTGCACATCCGCCAGCCGCTCAAGGTACAGGCGGTGCTCGAACAGCGCCTGGCGCAGCTCTCCGCGGCCGGCCGCAGCCTGGCCCAGGTTGCCGCGGTGCTGGGCCGCCAGTGTACCCTGGACGCTTTGCGTCGCGTCAGCGGCCTGGACGAAGCCGGCCTGCTGACGACGCTGGACGAGTTGTGGCGCCGGGGCATCGTGCGCCAGCAGGGCGCGGACGGTTACGATTTCAGCCATGACAAGCTGCGCGCCGCGGCCTACACGCAGTTGAGCGCGCCCCAACGCCGGCTGCTGCATCGCCGCGCCGGCCAGGCGCTGCAAGAGGCAGCGCCTGCGCCGGTCAACCGCGCGGCGCAGGCGGCGCATCATTTCGAGGAGGCCGGCGAGGCCGCGGCCGCCGTGACCTGGTGGCTGCAGGCTGGCGATGAAGCGCGCAGCGTCGCGGCCGTGCTCGAAGCGGATGCCTGCTATCGTCGCGCCGCGGCTCTCCTGCACGCGCAGGGCAACGCGGCCGGCGCGGGTCAGGCCATGCTCCGGCTCGGCCAGACCCATCACGCCGCCTTCGATTTCAGCGCGGCCAGCGCGGCCTACGCGACCGGCTTTGGCCTGCTGGCGCAGCAGCCGGCCTGGTCGGCGGTCGCCGCGCCGCACGCCGCCCTGCACCTGGCGCGGCTGATCCCGCAAACGCTCGATCCCGCGGCCGACGATGGCCGCGACGCCTGGCTGATTGACCAGCTCTTCTGCGGCCTGGTGGCCGAAGGCCCGGACATGACCATCGTGCCCGATATCGCGGCCGACTGGCAGGTCGAGGCAGCCGGCCGCGTCTACACGTTCCGCCTGCGGCGTGATGTCGCCTGGTCCGACGGCGCGCCGGTCACCGCGGCCGATTTTGCGTTTGCCTGGCGCCGCGCCCTCGATCCGGCTACGGCCGCGCCTTTTGCGCGCCTGTTGGGCGACATCGCCGGCGCGGCGGCCCTGCTGGCCGGGGAGACCATCCAATCGGATCAGCTCGGCGTGCAGGTCCTGGACCCCTTCACGCTGCGCGTCACCCTGGCCGAGCCGGTCAACAGCTTTCTCTACGTGCTGGCGCACCGCGTCGCCTTTGCCGTGCCGCGTCACGCGCTGGCGCAGCATGGCCGCGCCTGGAGCGCGCCCGCGCACCTGGTGAGCAACGGCCCGTTTCGCCTGGCCGCCTGGCAGCAAGGCAAAGCCCTGACTCTGGAACGCAACGCTGATTATCATGCGCCCGCGACGGGTCGGTTGGCGGGCAACGTGGGGCGGGTGGAGGTGACGCTGCTGACCGATTGGGAGGAGCAGGCGCCGTTGTACGAGGCCGGTCAGTTGGACGTGCTGGCTCTGCATCGCCTGCCGCGGACGAAAGCGGTACACTTGCACCGGCGCCATACGGGGGAGTTCAGCTCCGTGCCCGACCTGCGCGTGGACTACCTGGCCTTCGACACACGGCGGCCGCCCTTCGACGATGCGCGCGTGCGCCGGGCGTTCGTCCTGGCGACCGACCGCGCGCATCTGGCCGCGGCGCGCCTGTTCGGCTATGATTCACCGGCGACGGGGGGCTTCATCCCGCCCAACCTGCCGGGGCATGCCGCGGACACGGCTCTGCCCTACGCGCCAGGGCAGGCGCAGCAGCTCCTGGCCGCGGCCGGCTATCCGGGCGGGCAGGGTCTGCCGCTGATCGAACTGTGGGGCGGTGAAAGTTCAAGCGTTTGGGCTTCGGTGAGCGAATACCTGGCGCAGCAGTGGCAGGAGGTCCTGGGCGTGCGCAGCCAGGTACGGAGCGTGGAAGCCGGGCAGGTGATCCGCTTCGCGGGCGTGGGAGGTCCGCATATCCTTTTCGTGGGCTGGCGCGCCGATTTTCCAGACCCGGACAACTTCCTGCGCCTGGCGCCCATCGGCTTGCAGACCGGCTGGCGCCATGCCGCGTACGATGACCTCGTTGCCAGGGCCAGGACCGAGCGCGACGCGGTCGAGCGCCTGCGCCTTTACCGGCAGGCCGAAACCATCCTCGCGACCGAAGCGCCCGTCCTGCCGCTCACCTACCATCGCTGGAGCGCGCTGGTCAAGCCGGCCGTCACCCGTTTCCCCATCTCGCCCATGCGGCGCTGGTTCCTGAAGGATGTCGTCGTTGCCCAGGGTGGGTGA
- a CDS encoding DUF234 domain-containing protein: MERRAPVTQVERSRLGRYHITDPYLRFYYRFLANRQTQLALGVQEQSLAEIKRHLRDFIGANTWEEICREWLLRASANDTLPFVVDQVGSAWTRGAQVDVVGINSMEKLLVLGECKWGLEPVGRSVLTAVVDKTAEVTPSQGQWQVYYLGFARDGWTAASHAFAQEIADSPPGGKNWRALGMRLLDLSQVDQDLTAWVS, translated from the coding sequence GTGGAACGTCGTGCGCCAGTGACGCAGGTCGAGCGCTCACGCCTGGGGCGCTATCACATCACCGACCCCTATTTGCGCTTCTACTATCGTTTTCTCGCCAACCGTCAAACCCAGTTGGCCCTGGGGGTCCAGGAGCAGTCATTGGCGGAGATCAAGCGTCATCTACGCGACTTCATCGGCGCCAACACCTGGGAAGAGATCTGCCGGGAATGGCTCTTACGCGCCAGTGCGAATGACACATTGCCTTTTGTGGTAGATCAGGTCGGCAGCGCCTGGACGCGTGGAGCACAGGTGGATGTGGTGGGCATCAATTCGATGGAGAAGTTATTGGTGCTTGGCGAGTGCAAATGGGGTCTTGAACCCGTTGGGCGCAGCGTCTTGACTGCGGTCGTTGACAAAACGGCGGAGGTTACACCCAGTCAGGGACAGTGGCAGGTCTATTACCTGGGCTTTGCGCGTGACGGCTGGACCGCCGCCAGCCACGCCTTCGCCCAGGAAATAGCCGACTCCCCACCAGGCGGCAAGAACTGGCGCGCGCTCGGAATGCGCCTCCTGGATTTATCTCAGGTTGATCAAGACCTGACCGCGTGGGTGAGCTGA